The region tatacagtcGTTTCTCATAactaatatataataatgtttAAACGCGGGATGGAAGCAGCTGTACATTTATTTTATCGGATTACCTATTTTGATCGATTATTATGAACGAGAATATCGCATGcggtgtatgtataatgtgtataaATGATACGTGAATAATACCCACGATTTCTGAATTGGTGATACGGTTCAATCGCACTTCAATGCAAATGATACATCTCATGATATTATAACACAATATTTATGGattaattaaatatcaattaaAGCACCGACAAatcaacaatatttcaaaatttatttttctgtttcaacGTCATTATATGGGATAATTTTCTCCTTGGAACGTTAGGACAAATGTATCGGGTAATCGGAAATCGTGggttttgattttcgaatgaaGAACGAAGTCGTCAAGTCCGCGGTTAAATATTAACCGTCTCACCTGCAGCGATTTGCGACGGTTTCAATGATAGGTACacgtttaattaaaaatgtaaCGTTGATCGATAATATAACAATTATTGTATGTCTTACTTTTATTAAACTACATTTATACGTCATGAACGCtgtaataatagcaataacaactacaataataatagtaattgtGATCCTGATTACTACTATTGTTATGAATCGTGTTCAAAACAAATGAGAATGACGGTAATGATAACAATATAAGTATTAATCAACAACAAAACGAGGGGGAGGGGAATGAGTCCTTAATTACTTATTTAAAGTCACGGTAGTATTCGAACtacgttattatatatgtatattgtgaTAAGATAATGTATAATTCAGTAATACTCTATGTATGAACTTGTTGTTCAACCGGAATATACACAGTATTGTGACAGGAATTACATAATCTATTATGTACAGAAAAGAAAGATAGAGCGGgggagagaggaaaaataaaaaaaaataaaaaaacaaaaaaaaaagaaaacgaatcACGTATAAATGCGGAGCTATATTGCTGTGTAATATATGACGGCAGCTGTCATTGactataataattttcaacaattattacaatatttactaCAATACGTAAATACGGTTTCGTACAATCTGCAAGTACatatttcttcaattatttacatcataataataataataataacaacaaaaacaacaacaacaataaatgTATGCGGTGACTTTGAAATTAATCATATTACATCGTGCCCAGATAATAAGAACAAGGGATCGATAGTCGTCTTATTGGCCTAAGGTACTTTCATTACTCACGCATTTGGTGCAGTTGataattatatgaaaaatGCATTGTGGGTAAAGTGTGAATCCGTGGCGGATATGTAACGTAACAGCAGCGGTTGTGTAAGGTAATCTTGTATTTCTCGATATTATTAtcgtatacgtattatatgcgtatacatgtgtgtattattattgtatacaaATCAGCAACGCGAAACATTTATTGTTTGCGTAACTTGTTACAATATTGTAATAGagcgagagagatagagagtgAGGGAAGATTCAATAGCCCGGCCTTCGCTTATTTATACCTTATTACACCCAACGACGGTGACGAGATGTCGCATATTGTGGTTCACATTTCGATCCAAGCTATGGataacgtatataatttaGAAGGTAATACCATTTTTCGAGATGCGGTAAATATAGAATATAATATCGATAGACTTTGTTTGATTTCCTGACAAGGTCAACCACTCTTCGCCTTTTtgagacaaaatttttttaaatcgctCTAAAATAACATTCAAAACCAacgaaatttaattcaatGGCTTCGGAATATCGACGACCAAAATTCGATAACGAATTTCGCAGGGTGAAGCCGCATGCCGTCATGTTACTCAATATCCTGTGGTCGCTGTCCTATTTTGCGGTCTCCTAAACTGATTTAGCATCCCTGTTATCAAGCGCAGTTGCGGGATTTCACGTGAAACGAAAACCGAAGTCGATATCAAAAGCCGAAACACTTTCGAGGAACGGAGATTTTCATTACATAATTTATACAGTGCGTTATGAAAGCAATACCTGACTCGTTCTGTTTCAATTTGACTATCATTTCGTATTGATTGTTGtacattttgaataaatttcgaattcaaACTCACTGTGAACCGAAAGAAATTCTGCTTAGATAAAGGTAAATGTTGTGATTTTGATACGGATGAAATACAATTTTAGAGAAGTAAGGAAATGTGCAAAGAAAAAGTGTTAAAATTTGTATACTCAGTCGCACAATAACTCggtaaaattgttcaaaaaatatacgtaagAAAGGGAATCCGAGATTGATTTGtctgaaaaattaatcgtaAACGATTTGgggaagaatgaaaaaatggaaaaaaaaaagaagagaaaaacaactttcagcTGGGATTAAATAGTCACAAAATTTATTAACAACTGTATAAAGTATACACGTTAATATTTGTATTGCCATTAAAAGTTTCTGCCCACTCTCCCCTACAATTATGCAACCACCGTTTAAGGGTGGCACTCGTGCACCGGTGATTTTATCTTGACAAATTGTAACGCCTTACAACagcatatgtatacatatatatatatacaagtcATGCGTCGtgcaaatatacatatattcgttTCTAAATTTCGTCGTCTATACACGGACACGGCAATATTATATCGATGCATATACGAAACACTTGATATTACGCAATATCGGTTCGTGAATATTTCTGCGCGCGAATTAGAAACATCCCCGTTAAACTTTGACACCCTGCTGAGCGAGGAGTTTTTTCCTCTGAAGCAAACTCGGTGACTCGAAGTTCTCCGTCTGCCCGTCGATCGTCGGCGAGCTGTCGAATGACTTTGAAGACTTCAGGCCGTTGAGGGTCTTGGGGCAATTGTTAGTTGATATATCTAGTGACTTTGAAGTTTTGACCGATACGTTGGCGAGCTTTTTTATCGTCTCGGATATCGGACAGGTCGAAGAGCTCTTAACGTCCTCcgcaagtccggtcggcctcTTACTCTCCTTAGATTTGCGCTCCGCGATCCTCTCCCGAAGTTCCTCGTCGCTGTCCCGATCGACTTTCTTCGGCGCGCCACCTTCGGACGGCAGGAGCAGCGCCTTGGGCGGAGCCTCGACGTAGCCGCTCTCGTCGCTGTCGGCCTCCTCGTCCAGGGCGTCGAGGACCGACGAGAACTCGTCCTCCTCGTGAAGGTCGAGCTGACTTCCGGGGGAGGGAAACGTGTCGGCGCGTTTTAGGCGCCTCTCGCGGGTCGGTGCCTCGAGTTGAGGTCGCCTCGGGTGTTCGCCCCTAGGACTGCAGTCGACGAGGTCCTCCTCCTCGCAGAAGTCCTCCTCTACGTCCTCGAAGTCGAATACGTGGCCGGGCTCGGAGCCGGTAGCGAATATCTTCCGGTTCTGGAGCTTGAACTTCGGACTTCCGGTGCAGGTCATAAAGTTCGGCGAGCCGTCCGAGTTCCGTCTAAGACCCGACTCCGTACCCTCGTCCGAGAAGTAGACCCTCCTGGGACTCCGCGGCTCCGCGCACTCCGAGTTGTTGTTCGAGTCCTCGTTGCCCGGGGCTCGTTCCTCGCTGTTGGCCGTGCTCGCCGTCTCGCAACCGCTCGATATGCTCCCGTTTTCGTCCGAGAATTCACCGCAGTTCCCACGGTT is a window of Neodiprion pinetum isolate iyNeoPine1 chromosome 4, iyNeoPine1.2, whole genome shotgun sequence DNA encoding:
- the LOC124217069 gene encoding uncharacterized protein, which codes for MKMMSDVVAVNVDDGSPINSSASASSSKEFRERTLRSLKKGLGRLWRRHRGNASITEYDPSYKVAYLGNVLTGWAKGEGCVEKPVATLWRNYVGSSRPDVSMRLTVTCGGLTATTRDHGLTEYWAHRITYCTAPSSHPRLVVWVYRHEGRRLRPELRCHAALCSTESTARRLASTLNARLQQALMEFRRDKVSRQNARLSLANSVYENPSLPRRKILLSTGGQNYKPPLERSKSAPKLSAIEEDAAAEELEQARLLEELRTLRSVASSWPDQDHWRLARLVEALNRGNCGEFSDENGSISSGCETASTANSEERAPGNEDSNNNSECAEPRSPRRVYFSDEGTESGLRRNSDGSPNFMTCTGSPKFKLQNRKIFATGSEPGHVFDFEDVEEDFCEEEDLVDCSPRGEHPRRPQLEAPTRERRLKRADTFPSPGSQLDLHEEDEFSSVLDALDEEADSDESGYVEAPPKALLLPSEGGAPKKVDRDSDEELRERIAERKSKESKRPTGLAEDVKSSSTCPISETIKKLANVSVKTSKSLDISTNNCPKTLNGLKSSKSFDSSPTIDGQTENFESPSLLQRKKLLAQQGVKV